In one window of Armatimonadota bacterium DNA:
- a CDS encoding type II secretion system protein, whose protein sequence is MTVKAGTANGITLIELLVVIFIISVLAGALVPMLSRVRERTQSTYCVANMHQVLLGLRMYLADYQEIPMDRGGMVVVDAEVINPGIDWISAVKPYVAGRDVFLCPADHTKGRFQQPGIPSAIPCSWDYLYTPAACAFYGCEGKIVAAESPVLNCFWWHPDVTIIGRKDGSVEVAPLHKYREIHAILE, encoded by the coding sequence TTGACAGTGAAGGCGGGCACGGCAAACGGCATCACCCTCATCGAGCTGCTGGTGGTGATCTTCATCATCAGCGTGCTCGCGGGGGCGCTCGTGCCCATGTTGTCGCGGGTGCGAGAGCGGACACAGAGCACCTACTGTGTGGCGAATATGCACCAGGTCTTGCTTGGCCTCCGGATGTACCTAGCTGACTACCAGGAGATACCGATGGATCGCGGAGGCATGGTCGTCGTTGATGCCGAAGTCATCAACCCGGGTATCGATTGGATTTCCGCAGTGAAGCCGTACGTTGCAGGAAGGGACGTCTTCCTTTGCCCCGCGGACCACACGAAGGGAAGATTCCAGCAGCCAGGTATTCCGTCTGCCATTCCGTGCAGTTGGGACTACTTGTATACTCCCGCTGCGTGCGCCTTCTATGGCTGTGAGGGCAAGATTGTTGCCGCTGAATCGCCTGTACTCAACTGCTTCTGGTGGCATCCGGACGTCACTATCATAGGACGGAAGGATGGATCCGTAGAGGTGGCACCGCTCCATAAGTACCGGGAGATACATGCCATACTTGAATAG
- a CDS encoding DUF1559 domain-containing protein, whose protein sequence is MSDSTRTRGITLVELLVVIFIISVLAGALVPVLWRVRARTRSTYCVANLHQVLLGLQMYALDYGEVPLDGGGYDKEKGIEGIKWGAAVLPYVGAEDAFLCPDDPNNGEMYTPWAGIPCSWPYLYTIAAVEDFQGRGKAVASYSPLMGCAWHRKEKVFIIGRKDASVEVAPTWKYPGGICALFE, encoded by the coding sequence ATGAGCGACTCGACGCGAACGCGCGGCATCACATTGGTCGAGCTACTCGTGGTGATTTTCATCATCAGTGTTCTGGCGGGCGCGCTCGTGCCCGTGCTGTGGCGAGTTCGAGCGCGCACGCGCAGCACATACTGCGTGGCGAACCTGCACCAAGTCCTGCTGGGGCTGCAGATGTACGCTCTTGACTACGGTGAGGTGCCGCTTGACGGGGGAGGCTACGATAAGGAGAAGGGCATCGAAGGCATCAAGTGGGGAGCAGCCGTGTTGCCCTACGTCGGGGCTGAAGATGCCTTCCTGTGCCCTGATGACCCCAACAACGGTGAGATGTATACACCGTGGGCCGGCATCCCATGCAGTTGGCCATACCTGTACACCATCGCCGCGGTCGAGGATTTCCAGGGCCGAGGAAAAGCAGTTGCCTCCTATTCTCCGCTCATGGGCTGCGCGTGGCACAGGAAGGAAAAAGTATTCATCATCGGTCGGAAGGATGCCTCCGTCGAGGTCGCCCCAACATGGAAATACCCGGGCGGAATATGCGCTCTGTTCGAGTGA